A genomic window from Nicotiana sylvestris chromosome 11, ASM39365v2, whole genome shotgun sequence includes:
- the LOC104227455 gene encoding inosine-5'-monophosphate dehydrogenase 2-like codes for MDTVTETSMAVAMAALGGIGMVHYNNTISQQASIIRAAKSHKIPFSADLIFATPSDSIHSADEFANSPCIFVTESGNKQSKLLGHVSKSDWKNLSNKEARISAYMNTSPVTLPSSYDFNDVAGYMASKKLDFVALVNEEEENGEVVNLVTSADTERIKGLPKLGLPSLGEDGKFLVGAAVGTRESDKERLEHLVKEGINAVVIDSSQGNSLYQINMIKHVKHTYPHLDVIGGNVVTNYQAENLIKQGVDGLRVGGNVVTAFFRILVPREPSRVIRNGITPDSAMILRLSIPVFMSNLSLYAACLCISGDPVCSFPTKNFVVFFTTYVAALVAEM; via the coding sequence ATGGACACCGTCACCGAGACCTCCATGGCCGTTGCCATGGCGGCGCTCGGCGGAATAGGTATGGTTCACTACAACAACACTATCTCTCAACAAGCATCCATCATCCGTGCTGCCAAATCTCATAAAATCCCTTTCTCCGCCGACTTAATCTTCGCTACTCCCTCGGATTCAATCCATTCCGCCGATGAATTCGCTAACTCCCCTTGCATTTTCGTCACCGAGTCAGGGAACAAACAATCCAAACTGTTAGGACACGTGTCAAAGTCTGATTGGAAGAACTTGAGCAATAAGGAAGCTAGGATTTCTGCTTATATGAACACTTCTCCCGTTACTCTGCCTTCGAGTTATGATTTCAATGACGTGGCAGGCTACATGGCATCTAAAAAGCTGGACTTTGTTGCATTAGTAAACGAGGAGGAGGAAAACGGGGAAGTAGTCAATTTAGTGACGAGTGCTGACACGGAGAGAATAAAGGGACTTCCGAAATTGGGTTTGCCATCTTTAGGGGAAGACGGGAAGTTCTTAGTGGGGGCAGCGGTGGGGACGAGGGAATCAGATAAAGAGAGGCTGGAGCATTTGGTGAAAGAAGGGATTAATGCTGTGGTGATTGATAGCTCGCAAGGGAATTCGCTGTACCAGATTAATATGATCAAGCATGTGAAACATACTTACCCTCACTTGGATGTGATTGGTGGAAATGTAGTCACTAATTACCAAGCTGAGAACTTAATTAAGCAGGGAGTTGATGGATTGAGGGTTGGTGGAAATGTTGTGACTGCATTCTTCCGGATTCTTGTACCACGGGAACCAAGCAGAGTCATCAGAAATGGAATAACTCCAGACTCAGCTATGATTCTGCGATTGTCCATTCCAGTTTTCATGAGCAATCTTAGCTTATATGCTGCATGTCTCTGTATATCTGGAGATCCTGTTTGCAGTTTCCCAACTAAAAACTTTGTTGTCTTTTTCACAACATATGTGGCAGCTTTAGTAGCAGAAATGTAG